A stretch of Abyssogena phaseoliformis symbiont OG214 DNA encodes these proteins:
- the guaA gene encoding glutamine-hydrolyzing GMP synthase, which yields MKNIHLDKIIILDFGSQYTQLIARRVREIGVYCELFPYDVDSAFIKNFNPKGIILSGGPDTVTLDNAARAPSIIFDLNVPILGICYGMQTMAIQLGGRATSADKHEYGFAKVRARNHSPLLSDISDEINHEGHGLLDVWMSHGIEVEQLPDGFKLIASTDNCDIAGFANVEKHYYGLQFHPEVTHTKQGKHILDRFISGICQCEKNWTTDNIITELVQNLKNQIGDSNVLLGLSGGVDSSVVAVLLHQAIGKQLTCVFVDNGLLRLNESDEVMQAFAQNMGVIVIRTDAQQKFYDALADEADPEKKRKIIGHTFIEVFEEEAKKLNNIQFLAQGTIYPDVIESAGAKSGKAKVIKSHHNVGGLPEDLKFKLVEPLKELFKDEVRQIGVKLGISAHMLYRHPFPGPGLGVRILGQVKQEYADILRQADAIFMDELHKNDLYDTVNQAFAVFLPIKSVGVTGDERRYDYVIALRAVETIDFMTARWARLPYDFLDLVSNRIMNEISRISRVVYDVSGKPPATIEWE from the coding sequence ATGAAAAATATTCACCTTGATAAAATCATTATTCTTGATTTCGGCTCTCAATATACCCAACTTATTGCTCGCCGTGTGCGTGAAATTGGTGTTTATTGTGAATTATTTCCCTATGATGTAGATAGTGCTTTTATTAAAAATTTTAATCCTAAAGGCATCATCCTCTCAGGTGGGCCTGACACCGTAACACTTGATAATGCTGCTAGAGCACCAAGTATTATATTTGATCTTAATGTGCCAATACTGGGCATTTGTTATGGCATGCAAACCATGGCCATACAGCTTGGTGGCCGTGCTACTTCGGCCGACAAGCATGAGTACGGTTTTGCTAAAGTTCGTGCCCGCAATCACTCACCACTACTTAGTGATATTAGTGACGAAATTAATCACGAAGGTCATGGTTTATTAGATGTATGGATGAGTCATGGCATTGAGGTAGAGCAATTACCAGATGGATTTAAACTGATTGCCTCTACAGACAACTGTGATATAGCTGGATTTGCCAATGTGGAAAAGCATTATTACGGCTTGCAATTTCATCCAGAAGTGACTCATACTAAACAGGGAAAACATATTCTAGATCGTTTTATTAGTGGCATTTGTCAATGCGAAAAAAACTGGACCACGGATAATATCATCACTGAGTTAGTACAAAATCTTAAGAACCAAATTGGTGATAGCAATGTATTACTTGGACTTTCAGGAGGTGTTGACTCATCAGTCGTAGCTGTGTTATTACACCAAGCTATCGGCAAACAACTCACCTGTGTGTTTGTTGATAATGGTCTTTTACGCTTAAATGAAAGTGATGAAGTCATGCAAGCCTTTGCGCAAAATATGGGTGTGATAGTTATCCGCACTGATGCACAACAAAAATTCTATGATGCGCTGGCTGACGAAGCCGATCCTGAGAAAAAACGCAAAATTATCGGTCATACCTTTATCGAAGTATTTGAAGAAGAGGCTAAAAAACTCAACAATATTCAATTTCTAGCCCAAGGCACAATTTATCCTGATGTGATTGAATCGGCAGGCGCTAAATCAGGCAAAGCCAAAGTAATTAAATCACATCACAATGTAGGTGGATTGCCAGAAGATTTAAAGTTTAAACTGGTAGAGCCCTTGAAAGAATTATTTAAAGACGAGGTTCGTCAAATCGGTGTAAAACTTGGCATTTCAGCACACATGCTGTATCGCCACCCCTTTCCAGGCCCTGGGCTAGGTGTGCGCATTTTAGGCCAAGTCAAACAAGAATATGCTGATATTCTCAGACAAGCCGATGCCATCTTTATGGATGAATTGCATAAAAACGATTTATATGACACAGTCAACCAAGCCTTTGCTGTATTTTTACCCATTAAATCAGTCGGTGTTACAGGTGATGAGCGTCGTTATGACTACGTTATTGCACTACGTGCTGTTGAAACCATTGACTTTATGACAGCTCGCTGGGCAAGATTACCGTATGATTTTCTAGATTTGGTGTCTAATCGAATCATGAATGAAATCTCTCGTATTTCACGTGTTGTTTATGATGTTTCTGGTAAGCCACCAGCAACCATTGAATGGGAGTAA